The following are from one region of the Streptococcus sp. 1643 genome:
- a CDS encoding ABC transporter permease, translating to MRTIAIAKKVIKELLRDKRTLALMFIAPVFIMWLMNLMFSASTTVNVKLATQDLPTGLVTKMDELDHVDIETYQDLDQAKEALANEKVDAVISYKNGEYQVDYANTDASKTSMIRQVLRTSIASEGTDQLVSRVKQALPQLGSDAKTPEIKESYQYGDENTSFFTSMIPVLIGFVVFFFVFLISGMALLKERTSGTLERLLATPVKRSEIVYGYMLSYGIIAIFQTAVVVLAAIWLLDVEVVGSILNVIIVNVVLALVALAFGIFLSTLAKSEFQMMQFIPLVIMPQLFFSGIIPLSSMGEWALTVGKFLPLTYSGDAISQIILYGHNLGDILSNLGVLMVFLIILTILNIVGLRRYRKV from the coding sequence ATGAGAACAATAGCGATTGCAAAAAAAGTCATCAAAGAATTACTTCGTGACAAACGAACTCTAGCCCTGATGTTTATAGCACCTGTTTTTATCATGTGGTTGATGAACCTCATGTTTTCAGCTAGTACAACCGTGAATGTCAAGTTAGCGACACAAGATCTACCAACTGGTTTGGTAACGAAAATGGATGAGCTTGATCATGTGGACATCGAGACTTATCAAGACTTAGATCAGGCCAAAGAAGCGCTAGCAAATGAAAAAGTCGATGCTGTGATTTCTTATAAAAACGGTGAGTATCAGGTCGACTACGCAAACACAGACGCCTCCAAAACATCTATGATACGACAAGTGTTACGAACGAGTATCGCCAGTGAAGGCACCGATCAGTTAGTATCTCGTGTTAAACAAGCTCTTCCACAATTGGGCTCGGACGCAAAAACACCAGAAATCAAGGAGTCTTACCAGTATGGAGATGAAAATACAAGCTTCTTTACCAGTATGATTCCGGTTTTGATAGGTTTTGTAGTTTTCTTCTTTGTCTTTTTGATTTCAGGTATGGCGCTTTTGAAAGAGCGCACCAGTGGAACACTAGAACGTTTGTTAGCAACACCAGTGAAACGATCTGAAATCGTCTATGGCTATATGTTGTCTTACGGTATTATTGCGATTTTTCAAACGGCAGTTGTCGTTTTAGCAGCAATTTGGCTACTAGATGTAGAAGTTGTAGGAAGTATTTTAAATGTTATAATAGTTAATGTGGTACTGGCTCTTGTAGCACTAGCTTTTGGAATTTTCTTGTCTACTCTAGCAAAATCAGAATTCCAAATGATGCAATTTATTCCTCTCGTGATTATGCCCCAACTTTTTTTCTCAGGAATTATTCCATTGTCATCCATGGGAGAATGGGCTCTAACTGTGGGGAAATTTTTGCCATTAACCTATTCTGGTGATGCAATAAGCCAGATTATTCTTTACGGGCACAATCTTGGTGATATTTTGTCAAATCTTGGTGTTTTAATGGTTTTCTTGATCATTTTAACAATTCTTAATATTGTTGGATTGCGTCGTTATCGTAAAGTTTAG
- a CDS encoding sugar O-acetyltransferase: protein MASEYQKMIAGGPYHPFDPELRTLAQTARQKQADFNQELDPLKGAEIIKSWFGSTGQNLYVNPRLVVDYGVNIHLGENFYSNWNLTMLDVCPIRIGNNAMLGPNCQFLTPLHPLDPHERNSGVEYGKPITIGDNFWAGGGVIVLPGVTLGNNVVAGAGAVITKSFGDNVVLGGNPARVIKEIPIKEN, encoded by the coding sequence ATGGCTAGCGAATACCAGAAAATGATAGCAGGGGGGCCCTATCATCCGTTTGATCCCGAGTTGCGGACCTTGGCTCAGACAGCACGTCAGAAGCAGGCGGATTTCAACCAGGAGTTAGATCCCTTGAAAGGGGCGGAGATTATCAAAAGTTGGTTTGGTTCAACTGGGCAAAATCTCTATGTCAATCCACGCCTGGTGGTCGATTATGGAGTTAATATCCATCTAGGGGAAAATTTTTATTCTAATTGGAACTTGACTATGCTGGATGTTTGTCCGATTCGCATTGGGAACAACGCTATGCTTGGCCCCAACTGTCAGTTTTTAACCCCACTCCATCCACTGGATCCACATGAACGCAATTCAGGGGTCGAATATGGCAAGCCCATCACCATTGGAGATAATTTCTGGGCTGGAGGTGGCGTCATTGTCCTTCCTGGAGTGACACTGGGCAATAACGTCGTTGCTGGAGCAGGAGCCGTGATCACCAAGTCCTTTGGAGACAATGTTGTCCTAGGTGGGAATCCTGCGCGTGTTATCAAGGAAATCCCAATAAAAGAAAACTAA
- a CDS encoding TetR/AcrR family transcriptional regulator gives MDKTVFESFEDYLEEANYPQGKKKIMQAAVDLISTRSYHGTSTLHIAERAGLSQATLFKYFKTKDDLLTAILHPVVPGIFGSFLEELLAFETTEERVRYLVHDRMSYLKKNRALMKIILQESFSNKKLKNEQIFIWSAIQDKLRVLHKELLADPRVNPELTIPQMVRICVGPLLAYFAQLYIVSDNGEIKEEDLDLLEKQILGGLWK, from the coding sequence ATGGATAAGACTGTTTTTGAATCGTTTGAAGATTACTTAGAAGAAGCGAATTACCCTCAAGGAAAGAAAAAAATCATGCAGGCAGCAGTGGATCTCATATCAACCAGGAGTTACCATGGGACCTCAACTCTTCACATAGCTGAGCGTGCTGGACTAAGCCAGGCAACTTTGTTTAAGTATTTTAAGACGAAGGATGATTTACTGACGGCTATTTTACATCCTGTAGTCCCAGGCATTTTCGGTAGTTTTTTGGAGGAACTCTTAGCTTTTGAAACGACAGAAGAGAGGGTTCGTTATCTCGTCCATGATCGTATGAGCTATCTCAAAAAAAATCGTGCTTTGATGAAAATCATTCTGCAGGAGAGTTTTTCAAATAAGAAACTAAAAAATGAACAGATTTTTATCTGGAGTGCTATTCAAGATAAACTTCGAGTGCTTCATAAGGAATTGCTAGCAGATCCACGTGTAAATCCAGAGTTAACGATTCCTCAAATGGTTCGTATTTGTGTTGGTCCATTGTTGGCTTACTTCGCTCAGCTTTATATCGTTAGTGACAACGGAGAAATAAAGGAAGAAGACCTAGACTTATTAGAAAAACAGATTTTAGGTGGTTTGTGGAAATAG
- a CDS encoding ABC transporter ATP-binding protein, with translation MKTLLHLQDLVKSFDHQIVLNHVSFELQPGEIIGLIGPSGAGKSTMIKTTLGMEKADGGVALVLNHTMPNRYILGDIGYMAQSDALYETLSGQENLEFFGQLKGLSKKDLKAEIAYIAQVVDLTDYLNKAVSGYSGGMKRRLSLAIALLGNPQLLILDEPTVGIDPSLRKKIWKELFALRDKGVGILVTTHVMDEAELTDKVSLLLGGKIIAFDTPQHLKESYQASSIEEVFLKAEGE, from the coding sequence ATGAAAACATTACTACATTTACAAGATTTAGTAAAATCTTTTGACCATCAAATAGTTCTGAATCATGTCAGCTTTGAATTGCAGCCAGGAGAAATTATAGGCTTAATTGGTCCGTCTGGTGCTGGTAAATCAACTATGATTAAGACTACGTTAGGAATGGAAAAGGCTGATGGAGGCGTAGCTTTAGTGTTAAATCACACTATGCCCAATCGCTATATTTTAGGAGATATTGGCTATATGGCCCAATCAGATGCTTTATACGAGACCTTGTCAGGCCAAGAAAATCTGGAATTTTTTGGTCAGCTAAAGGGGCTTTCTAAAAAAGACCTGAAGGCGGAAATTGCTTATATAGCTCAAGTAGTAGATCTGACAGACTACTTAAACAAGGCGGTATCTGGTTATTCTGGAGGAATGAAACGGCGTTTGTCACTGGCTATCGCGCTTTTAGGAAATCCTCAACTCTTGATTTTGGACGAACCGACAGTTGGAATCGACCCTTCTCTTCGAAAGAAAATCTGGAAAGAATTATTCGCGCTTAGAGACAAAGGGGTTGGGATATTAGTTACTACCCATGTTATGGATGAAGCAGAGTTGACGGATAAGGTCAGCTTATTATTAGGCGGAAAAATCATTGCTTTTGATACACCGCAACACTTAAAAGAAAGTTATCAAGCTTCAAGTATTGAAGAAGTATTTTTAAAAGCAGAAGGTGAGTAA
- a CDS encoding carbohydrate-binding domain-containing protein → MKSKKWTLLVTSLTAMMLMAACAQSTTTSNTNATTNSATTTATKTNQSSYFTDKDNDTSYDESTASKIELSGSSANVSGDGVTVSESTVTITKSGTYVISGQSDGVQIKVEADKSADVHLVLKGATMTNTNAAISATSADHVYLTLAEGTTNSLSDSSSNSDEKADAALFSKVDLTINGKGTLNVDGKKNNGIKANDTLHITGGTYNITAVGDAFNVNDELNITGTTMTIDAKEDGVKVDNDEDTSVGTMYLSNNNITVTAGDDGIHASGDLVIDSGTYTVKNSTEGLEGKSITINGGDISIYSTDDGVNAANKNAQQSEIFFTMNGGNLTVEVGQGDTDPIDSNGNITVTGGTIKMTGQTGFDFDGTATYTGGDIYLNGEKQTEIVNSMPRGGGPNGGPQGGGPAPGGQG, encoded by the coding sequence ATGAAATCAAAAAAATGGACCCTACTCGTAACGAGTTTAACGGCAATGATGCTGATGGCAGCATGTGCCCAGTCAACAACTACATCCAATACCAATGCAACGACAAATAGTGCCACAACAACTGCAACAAAGACAAACCAATCATCCTATTTTACAGATAAGGACAATGATACCTCTTATGACGAAAGCACAGCTTCTAAAATTGAGCTATCTGGCTCATCTGCAAACGTCTCTGGAGATGGGGTGACAGTCTCTGAATCAACAGTGACCATCACAAAATCTGGAACCTATGTGATTTCAGGTCAGTCTGATGGGGTGCAGATCAAGGTCGAGGCAGATAAGTCGGCAGATGTTCACCTAGTCCTAAAAGGTGCGACCATGACCAATACCAATGCAGCAATTTCTGCGACATCAGCTGACCATGTCTACTTGACTCTAGCAGAGGGAACCACCAACAGTCTCTCTGACTCAAGCTCTAACAGCGACGAAAAAGCAGACGCAGCTCTCTTTTCTAAGGTGGATTTGACCATCAACGGGAAAGGAACTCTCAATGTAGATGGCAAGAAGAACAATGGTATCAAGGCCAACGACACCCTCCACATCACGGGTGGAACCTATAACATCACAGCAGTTGGCGATGCCTTTAATGTCAATGATGAACTCAACATCACTGGTACGACCATGACTATCGATGCCAAGGAAGATGGCGTAAAGGTGGACAATGACGAGGATACTTCAGTCGGAACCATGTACCTATCCAACAACAACATCACCGTCACAGCAGGAGATGATGGCATCCACGCTTCTGGAGACCTGGTTATCGATAGTGGTACCTACACCGTCAAGAATTCGACAGAAGGACTTGAAGGTAAGTCAATCACTATCAACGGTGGGGACATTAGCATCTATTCGACAGATGATGGAGTCAATGCAGCTAATAAAAACGCCCAACAGAGTGAAATCTTCTTCACCATGAACGGTGGGAACCTGACAGTAGAAGTCGGTCAAGGAGACACAGACCCAATCGACTCAAACGGCAATATCACAGTTACAGGCGGAACCATTAAAATGACTGGTCAAACAGGTTTTGACTTTGATGGAACTGCGACCTACACAGGTGGAGATATCTATCTCAACGGCGAAAAACAAACGGAAATCGTCAACTCTATGCCTAGAGGCGGAGGACCAAATGGAGGCCCTCAAGGCGGCGGTCCAGCCCCTGGCGGACAAGGATAA